One genomic segment of Ehrlichia chaffeensis str. Arkansas includes these proteins:
- the hscB gene encoding Fe-S protein assembly co-chaperone HscB — protein sequence MRKEDVDVGRVSMYKDYFSLFKLKPQFSINMQTLEQNYIALQSNYHPDLFSLKLEKKLALDTITEINKAYQTLKSSIKRAEYLLEIKGITTNKNDINILEEIFNIQESNSIDLQNQILLSTKAMENAFSVEDFNEAAKQVVRLKYLKKIQEDRSITSCN from the coding sequence ATGAGAAAGGAAGATGTGGATGTGGGGAGAGTTTCTATGTATAAAGACTATTTTTCATTATTCAAGTTAAAACCACAATTCTCTATAAACATGCAAACATTAGAACAGAATTACATAGCATTACAAAGCAATTACCATCCAGATTTATTCTCTTTAAAATTAGAGAAAAAATTGGCATTAGATACTATAACAGAAATAAACAAAGCATATCAAACTTTAAAATCTTCTATAAAAAGAGCAGAATACTTATTAGAAATCAAGGGAATTACTACTAATAAAAATGATATTAATATACTAGAAGAAATATTTAACATACAAGAATCAAACAGCATTGATCTTCAAAATCAAATTTTATTATCCACTAAAGCTATGGAAAATGCTTTTTCTGTAGAAGATTTTAACGAAGCCGCAAAACAGGTAGTAAGATTAAAATATCTTAAAAAAATTCAAGAGGATAGGAGTATTACTTCATGCAATTAG
- the hscA gene encoding Fe-S protein assembly chaperone HscA gives MQLVNITEPETSEKVLAFGIDLGTTNSLISMIDSEGKIIIFSDEDGKFLISSTVSYINNQIQVGKKYSNKAICSVKRLMGKSIKDIKKLSLDLPFHIIDKGDNNIYIDKQDGTYVTPVEVSAEILKKLCKIVKDSTNLEVKKVVITVPAYFDETARKATKDAAHLANLEVLRLLNEPTAAALAYGTEKPECENNIYMIYDLGGGTFDVSILKLHHGVFQVLATGGNTNLGGDDIDYLLAKLIYNKYQQTENVNDTPLNKELLNDLIADAKYAKEYLSEHYTGSFTFKIHDKNFSCELSRDELESIISDLLNQTLSIVISTINSIELNFSNIEKVILVGGSTKMPIIKKMLNNIFHNKVFCDVDPDKIVAVGAALQAHYLSNPQITNKNVLIDALPLSLGIETIGGIVEKIIPRNTPIPASATQEFTTYVDGQNSIQIHVCQGEREMVEHNKSLAKFDLKGIPPLPAGTAKIIVEFKVDMDGLLTVSAQEKSTGITQSISINHTCELDQKEIENNIIDSITNFEHDMHIRSIAEQKVEGQRIITLIKNALIEDKNLISELEFNTINNAIAEAEEILLNGKTDRIKDVINNVETQAHNFIKKRMDFYLKKSIDNCNINN, from the coding sequence ATGCAATTAGTAAACATAACAGAACCAGAAACTAGTGAAAAAGTATTAGCATTTGGAATAGATTTAGGAACTACTAATTCTTTAATTTCTATGATTGATAGTGAAGGCAAAATCATCATATTTTCCGATGAAGATGGCAAATTCCTTATTTCCTCAACAGTAAGCTACATTAACAATCAAATACAAGTAGGAAAAAAATATTCCAATAAAGCTATCTGTTCAGTAAAAAGATTAATGGGAAAATCAATCAAAGATATAAAAAAATTATCTTTAGATTTACCATTTCATATAATTGATAAAGGTGATAATAACATATACATAGATAAGCAAGATGGTACATATGTTACACCAGTTGAAGTATCAGCAGAAATTCTCAAAAAATTATGTAAAATTGTAAAAGATAGTACTAATCTAGAAGTAAAAAAAGTAGTTATAACAGTACCTGCATATTTTGACGAAACAGCTAGAAAAGCAACAAAAGATGCAGCACATCTTGCTAATCTTGAAGTATTACGTCTTTTAAATGAACCTACTGCAGCAGCATTAGCATATGGTACTGAAAAACCAGAATGTGAGAACAATATCTATATGATATACGATTTAGGAGGTGGAACATTTGACGTTTCAATACTGAAATTACACCATGGAGTGTTTCAAGTATTAGCAACTGGTGGTAACACAAACTTAGGAGGCGATGATATAGATTATCTACTTGCAAAATTGATATATAACAAATATCAACAAACAGAAAATGTTAATGATACACCATTAAATAAAGAATTGCTAAATGATTTAATTGCAGATGCAAAATATGCAAAAGAATACCTAAGTGAACATTATACTGGAAGTTTTACTTTTAAAATCCATGACAAAAATTTTTCTTGTGAACTCAGTAGAGATGAATTAGAAAGTATAATATCAGATTTATTAAATCAAACTTTAAGTATTGTAATTTCAACAATCAATAGTATAGAACTGAATTTTAGCAATATTGAAAAAGTAATATTAGTAGGTGGATCTACTAAAATGCCTATAATCAAAAAGATGCTAAACAATATATTCCACAATAAAGTATTTTGCGATGTAGATCCCGACAAAATAGTAGCAGTTGGAGCTGCACTACAGGCTCATTATTTATCCAACCCACAAATAACAAACAAAAATGTTTTAATAGACGCCTTACCACTTTCACTAGGTATAGAAACAATTGGTGGTATTGTAGAAAAAATCATTCCCAGAAATACACCTATACCTGCATCTGCTACACAAGAATTTACTACTTACGTTGATGGACAAAACTCCATACAAATACATGTTTGTCAAGGAGAACGAGAAATGGTAGAACACAATAAATCATTAGCAAAATTTGATCTAAAAGGAATACCACCATTACCTGCAGGTACTGCAAAAATTATAGTAGAATTTAAAGTAGATATGGATGGGTTACTAACTGTTTCAGCACAAGAAAAATCTACAGGAATAACACAATCTATCAGCATAAATCACACATGTGAATTAGATCAAAAAGAAATAGAAAATAACATTATCGATTCTATAACTAATTTTGAACATGATATGCATATACGCTCAATAGCTGAACAAAAAGTAGAAGGACAAAGAATCATTACACTTATTAAAAATGCATTAATTGAAGATAAAAATTTAATATCAGAATTAGAGTTCAATACAATTAATAATGCAATCGCAGAAGCTGAAGAAATATTACTGAATGGTAAGACTGATAGAATTAAAGATGTCATAAACAACGTAGAAACACAAGCACATAATTTTATAAAAAAAAGAATGGATTTTTATCTAAAAAAATCCATTGATAACTGTAATATTAATAATTAA
- a CDS encoding ferredoxin family 2Fe-2S iron-sulfur cluster binding protein gives MPLITFISPDGSRKTYEAYDGETLLSLAHRNNVDLEGACEGSLACSTCHVIIDPSWYDIVEQHNEISDEENDMLDLAFGLTDTSRLGCQIILTKELDGLCVILPTETRNISFVKNS, from the coding sequence GTGCCATTAATAACATTCATTTCACCTGATGGAAGCCGAAAAACTTATGAAGCTTATGATGGAGAAACCTTATTAAGTTTAGCACATAGAAATAATGTAGATTTAGAAGGTGCATGTGAAGGTTCTTTAGCATGTTCAACTTGTCATGTAATAATTGATCCAAGTTGGTATGATATAGTTGAACAACATAATGAAATCTCTGATGAAGAAAATGATATGCTTGATTTAGCATTTGGATTAACAGACACTTCACGTCTTGGATGTCAGATCATTCTCACAAAAGAACTTGATGGATTATGTGTAATTTTACCTACTGAAACCCGTAATATATCTTTTGTAAAAAATAGTTAA
- a CDS encoding cytochrome c-type biogenesis protein: MQIKSNSVFITILAFSFFSVFSAYSFSIDEKLVNNEMELRAIDLFKIVRCLICSGESIYESQSQLAYDMRLMIRNKIKNGYNDNQIITELRNYYGNQITILPPYNPYTYPLWILPILIFGIGIIIIIKFIYYKI, encoded by the coding sequence ATGCAAATAAAAAGTAATTCAGTATTTATTACTATATTAGCATTCTCGTTTTTTTCCGTTTTTTCTGCCTACTCTTTTTCAATAGATGAGAAATTAGTCAATAATGAAATGGAATTACGTGCAATTGATCTATTTAAAATAGTAAGGTGCTTAATTTGTTCTGGTGAATCTATTTATGAATCACAATCACAATTAGCTTATGACATGCGCTTAATGATACGCAATAAAATCAAAAATGGCTACAATGACAACCAAATAATTACTGAATTACGAAATTATTATGGAAATCAAATAACTATCCTACCTCCTTACAATCCATATACTTATCCATTATGGATATTACCTATTCTTATTTTTGGAATAGGAATAATTATAATAATAAAATTTATTTATTATAAAATATAG
- the ubiG gene encoding bifunctional 2-polyprenyl-6-hydroxyphenol methylase/3-demethylubiquinol 3-O-methyltransferase UbiG: MSQTVDQNELLKFSKIADKWWDEHGPLKALHDIHPLRMRYIVDYISKIIPKANFKSLSVLDLGCGGGLLSESMSRLGMKVFGIDASEESINIARVHASERGLCNLKYSCMDIESLVNTEEKYDIITIMEIIEHVDNLPVFVNAVSNALSDNGIIFLSTLNRTKKSFLYAIVCAEYILKLVPRKTHQWGRFVKPSEIVNLFSLNGICVKNIMGMNFNMIRRSWVLSDDISVNYILAAQKVSS; the protein is encoded by the coding sequence ATGAGTCAAACGGTTGATCAAAATGAGTTATTAAAGTTTTCAAAAATAGCTGATAAATGGTGGGATGAACATGGCCCATTAAAAGCCTTGCATGATATACATCCTTTGAGAATGAGATATATTGTTGATTATATAAGTAAGATTATTCCTAAAGCAAATTTTAAGTCGTTGTCAGTTCTTGATCTTGGATGTGGAGGTGGTTTATTATCAGAATCTATGTCTCGTTTGGGTATGAAAGTTTTTGGTATAGATGCTAGTGAAGAAAGTATCAATATTGCGAGAGTGCATGCTTCAGAACGTGGTTTATGTAATTTAAAGTATTCCTGTATGGATATAGAATCTTTAGTTAATACCGAAGAAAAGTATGATATTATAACTATTATGGAAATAATTGAGCATGTTGATAATTTACCAGTTTTTGTCAATGCTGTAAGCAATGCATTAAGTGATAATGGGATAATATTCTTATCTACGTTAAATAGAACTAAGAAATCTTTTTTGTATGCAATAGTATGTGCTGAATATATTTTAAAATTGGTTCCGCGTAAGACACATCAATGGGGTAGATTTGTTAAGCCTTCAGAAATCGTAAATTTGTTTTCACTTAATGGTATATGTGTCAAAAACATTATGGGAATGAATTTTAATATGATAAGGAGAAGTTGGGTATTATCCGATGATATTTCTGTAAATTATATTTTAGCTGCACAAAAGGTAAGTAGTTAG
- the rpiB gene encoding ribose 5-phosphate isomerase B, with amino-acid sequence MLTMQKIFISSDHAGIELRLVIKLYLSNLGYVVEDYGCMESSIAVDYPDYVQNVVDCVINTLGFGILICGTGIGMSIVANRHRKIRAALCYNVEVAKLAREHNNANVLCLGARYINHGEAQSIVYQFITTKFSEGRHVQRIAKIDNCL; translated from the coding sequence ATGTTGACTATGCAGAAAATTTTCATTTCTTCTGATCATGCTGGAATAGAGTTAAGATTAGTTATTAAGTTATATTTAAGCAATTTAGGTTATGTAGTAGAGGATTATGGTTGCATGGAATCTAGTATTGCTGTAGATTACCCGGATTATGTACAAAATGTTGTAGATTGTGTCATTAACACTTTAGGGTTCGGTATTTTAATATGTGGTACAGGTATTGGCATGAGTATTGTGGCAAATCGTCACAGAAAAATTAGGGCAGCTTTGTGTTATAATGTAGAAGTAGCTAAGTTAGCACGTGAGCATAATAATGCTAATGTACTTTGTCTTGGTGCTAGATATATTAATCATGGAGAAGCTCAGTCTATAGTTTATCAGTTCATTACTACAAAATTTTCTGAAGGGAGGCATGTACAAAGAATAGCAAAAATAGATAATTGTTTATGA
- the mdh gene encoding malate dehydrogenase — protein MIKRKKIALIGAGSIGGMIAYLVRSRNLGDVVLLDVNGGIAKGKALDIAESSPVAKHNGEILGTNNYADIEGADAIIVTAGISRKPGMSRDDLINTNVHVIKEVAENIAKYAPNAFVVVVTNPLDIMVLAMHKYSHLPSNMVVGMAGVLDAARFSYFIAKELNVSVDSVSSIVLGGHGDFMLPLVKYSSVGGISIADLVKMNLITQDRVNEIIEKTRKGGEEIVNLLKVGSAYYAPAESALLMVDSYLNDRRLMLSCSVYLKGEYGVHDLFVGVPVIIGKNGVEKVIELQLTEEEKNVFNDSVMSIRKLVSNI, from the coding sequence ATGATAAAACGTAAAAAGATTGCTCTTATTGGTGCAGGTAGTATAGGTGGCATGATAGCATATTTAGTTAGGTCACGAAATTTAGGAGATGTCGTTTTATTAGATGTCAATGGTGGTATAGCCAAAGGTAAAGCATTAGATATTGCTGAATCTTCACCAGTAGCAAAACATAATGGAGAGATATTAGGTACTAACAATTATGCTGATATCGAAGGTGCTGATGCAATCATTGTTACTGCTGGAATATCTAGAAAGCCCGGAATGAGCCGTGATGATCTGATTAATACTAATGTGCATGTTATAAAAGAAGTAGCAGAAAATATTGCTAAATATGCTCCTAATGCATTTGTTGTAGTAGTCACTAATCCACTTGATATAATGGTTTTAGCTATGCATAAATATTCTCATTTGCCAAGTAATATGGTTGTTGGTATGGCTGGGGTACTTGATGCAGCAAGGTTCTCTTATTTTATTGCAAAAGAATTGAATGTATCAGTAGATAGTGTGAGTTCTATAGTATTGGGTGGCCACGGAGATTTTATGCTTCCTTTAGTTAAGTACTCATCAGTTGGTGGGATATCTATTGCTGATCTGGTGAAAATGAATTTAATTACACAAGATAGGGTTAATGAGATTATAGAAAAAACTAGAAAAGGTGGAGAAGAAATAGTAAATTTATTAAAGGTAGGTTCAGCTTATTATGCACCTGCTGAGTCTGCTTTATTGATGGTTGACTCTTATTTGAATGATAGAAGATTAATGTTATCTTGCTCTGTTTATTTAAAGGGAGAGTATGGAGTTCATGATCTATTTGTAGGTGTTCCTGTAATTATTGGTAAAAATGGAGTGGAAAAAGTAATAGAACTTCAACTAACTGAGGAGGAAAAGAATGTATTTAATGACTCTGTTATGTCAATTAGAAAGTTAGTAAGTAATATTTAA
- a CDS encoding dihydroneopterin aldolase, with the protein MKIQIHGFTVYSYIGVRCWEKVIKQKIIIDCDLTLCCNDLIYDIDETVDYSIFTDNLINFVNSRRFLLLETMASDLLAYIMTNEKIYHCYLKLYKPLTCGTNGNISVVLETTKSNS; encoded by the coding sequence ATGAAAATACAAATTCATGGATTTACAGTCTATTCTTATATAGGAGTTCGTTGTTGGGAGAAAGTTATAAAACAAAAAATAATAATAGATTGTGACTTAACTCTTTGTTGTAATGATCTAATATATGATATTGATGAAACTGTAGATTATAGTATATTTACTGATAATTTAATTAATTTTGTTAACTCGCGTCGTTTTTTATTATTGGAAACGATGGCATCAGATTTATTAGCTTATATCATGACAAATGAAAAAATTTATCACTGTTATTTAAAGTTATATAAGCCTCTTACTTGTGGTACAAATGGTAATATTAGTGTTGTATTAGAAACTACGAAAAGTAATAGTTAG
- a CDS encoding RDD family protein, whose protein sequence is MFLYNYLPFFKKKKQDQDTNKICYSGGIRRFSSILIDLTILIFILQIIHNVYSYFFMHETDNTVIKIIEKYKMSVPLTAQEEQIKNKHVFKAICGQIIQMIALYIYAAYSWTKFSATLGKFLTGLRVVDATTFQKITLSQSTKRIFGSILSSIPLCLGIVWCNFNKRKQTWHDKIANTVVVTNKSLKNYHNNHNL, encoded by the coding sequence ATGTTTTTATATAACTACTTGCCTTTCTTTAAAAAAAAGAAACAAGATCAAGATACCAACAAAATTTGCTATTCAGGAGGAATAAGAAGATTTAGTAGTATATTAATAGATTTGACTATTTTAATATTTATCTTACAAATTATACACAACGTATACTCTTACTTTTTCATGCATGAAACAGATAACACTGTAATAAAAATTATAGAAAAATACAAAATGAGTGTACCATTAACCGCACAAGAAGAACAAATTAAAAATAAACATGTATTTAAGGCTATTTGTGGACAAATTATTCAGATGATTGCACTTTACATATACGCTGCATATAGTTGGACTAAATTCTCTGCAACACTGGGAAAATTTCTTACAGGATTAAGAGTTGTTGATGCAACAACTTTTCAAAAAATAACACTATCTCAATCAACAAAGCGTATTTTTGGATCCATTCTTTCTTCTATTCCACTATGTTTAGGAATAGTATGGTGTAATTTTAATAAACGTAAACAAACATGGCATGATAAAATAGCAAATACTGTTGTAGTAACCAATAAGAGTTTAAAAAATTACCATAATAATCATAACTTATGA